Proteins encoded in a region of the Rutidosis leptorrhynchoides isolate AG116_Rl617_1_P2 chromosome 9, CSIRO_AGI_Rlap_v1, whole genome shotgun sequence genome:
- the LOC139868456 gene encoding uncharacterized protein, giving the protein MRLNIDTSSNVNVMYEHCFRQLHAAIKSKMRGPTTIILGFFDESVWPLGCIKLELELVDDDDLTHTRSVPVELCVVRSYSFYNALLGQVTLQKFGTVLSTVRDKIKFPTTQGIATIQTKSIRALCASVTPPKLFPTIDEQVRSSSILVNLKRHDWVPRSIAEHKLNANPNLTPVCQKKPTMEPERSEWLRLEMDMLVHVNILREIQMAEADEDKTEFHTDQGIYCYTKMPFGLKITGATYQRVMDVAFKDQICRNIEAYVDDLVIKRNTEVQMLADILETFNSL; this is encoded by the exons ATGCGATTAAATATCGATACAAGCAGTAATGTCAATGTAATGTATGAGCACTGCTTTAGGCAACTCCATGCGGCAATCAAATCTAAAATGCGTGGGCCCACAACCATTATATTAGGTTTTTTCGATGAATCAGTATGGCCATTGGGGTGCATCAAGCTTGAATTAGAATTGGTTGACGATGATGATTTAACCCACACACGATCTGTCCCTGTTGAATTATGTGTAGTACGCTCTTATTCATTTTATAACGCACTCCTAGGGCAGGTGACTCTGCAGAAATTTGGTACGGTACTCTCTACTGTTCGTGACAAGATCAAATTTCCCACTACGCAAGGTATTGccaccatccagacgaagtccataagaGCGTTATGCGCCTCGGTTACTCCACCTAAACTATTTCCTACGATCGACGAGCAGGTACGAAGTAGTTCTATTCTTGTTAATCTAAA ACGACATGACTGGGTTCCACGTAGTATCGCTGAGCATAAGCTAAATGCGAATCCGAACCTCACTCCAGTGTGCCAGAAGAAGCCCACGATGGAGCCCGAAAGAAGTGAATGGTTAAGGTTGGAAATGGATATGTTGGTTCATGTGAACATACTGAGGGAG ATCCAGATGGCAGAAGCGGATGAGGATAAAACTGAATTCCACACCGATCAAGGTATCTATTGCTATACGAAAATGCCCTTCGGGTTAAAAATTACGGGGGCAACATACCAGAGAGTAATGGACGTGGCATTTAAGGATCAAATCTGTAGAAATATTGAGGCATACGTAGATGATCTAGTCATCAAAAGAAATACAGAGGTACAGATGCTAGCTGATATCCTGGAGACGTTCAACTCACTGTGA